A window from Vigna angularis cultivar LongXiaoDou No.4 chromosome 7, ASM1680809v1, whole genome shotgun sequence encodes these proteins:
- the LOC108338411 gene encoding transport inhibitor response 1-like protein, with the protein MRENHPSTNSEEDQRSSVLDLARAEITESSTSKTRNYGGFPDPASGSGSSEPQAPFPDQVLENVLENVLHFLSSRRDRNAASLVCRSWYRAEALTRSELFIGNCYSLSPARATTRFTRVKSVTVKGKPRFADFDLMPHDWGAHFTPWASALAQAYPWLEKLHLKRMTVTDDDLDLIADSFSGFRELVLVCCEGFSTHGLASVAAKCRLLRVLELVESVVDSEDEEEIADWIICFPESQINMESLVFDCVECPINFEALESLVARSPRLKKLRLNRYVSMAQLHRLLLRAPQLTHLGTGSFSAAEPGVVGELEPDYTAAFEACRSLVCLSGFRDIWADYLPAIYPVCANLTSLNLSYADVNAQQLKAVIRHCHKLQIFWVLDSIRDEGLQAVAATCKDLRELRVFPVDAREDTEGPVSEVGLEAISQGCRKLESILYFCQRMTNAAVVAMSKNCPDLVVFRLCIIGRYRPDPVTQEPMDEGFGAIVMNCKKLTRLAVSGLLTDRAFEYIGRYGKLVRTLSVAFAGDTDTGLKYVLEGCPNLQKLEIRDSPFGDGALRSGLHHYYNMRFLWMSSCKLTRQACQEIAQALPNLVLEVISNSVENAGDDIEILYMYRSLDGPRDDAPGFVNILH; encoded by the exons ATGAGAGAGAACCATCCTTCCACAAACTCCGAGGAAGACCAGCGATCCTCCGTGCTGGATCTGGCGCGAGCTGAAATCACGGAATCCTCCACCTCCAAGACCCGAAACTACGGCGGGTTTCCGGATCCGGCTTCCGGGTCGGGTTCATCGGAGCCGCAGGCTCCGTTCCCGGACCAGGTGCTGGAAAACGTGCTGGAGAACGTGCTCCACTTCCTCTCCTCGCGCCGCGACCGCAACGCCGCCTCATTGGTGTGCCGCTCCTGGTACCGCGCGGAGGCCCTCACCCGATCCGAGCTCTTCATCGGGAACTGCTACTCTCTCTCCCCCGCCCGCGCCACCACGCGTTTCACGCGCGTCAAGTCCGTCACCGTGAAGGGTAAGCCGCGCTTTGCGGACTTCGATCTGATGCCACACGATTGGGGGGCCCACTTCACTCCTTGGGCCAGCGCCTTGGCCCAGGCCTACCCCTGGCTGGAGAAGCTCCATCTCAAACGCATGACCGTCACGGACGACGACCTCGACCTCATCGCCGACTCCTTCTCAGGCTTCCGCGAACTCGTCCTCGTCTGCTGCGAGGGCTTTAGCACTCACGGTCTCGCCTCCGTCGCTGCCAAGTGCAG ACTGCTGAGGGTGCTTGAGCTGGTCGAATCTGTTGTGGACTCTGAGGACGAGGAGGAGATTGCGGATTGGATTATATGTTTCCCCGAGAGCCAAATCAACATGGAGTCTCTTGTGTTTGATTGCGTTGAGTGTCCTATTAATTTCGAGGCTTTGGAGAGTTTGGTGGCTAGGTCGCCTCGTTTGAAGAAGCTTCGGTTGAACCGATATGTTTCCATGGCTCAGCTGCATCGTTTGCTACTTCGAGCCCCGCAGCTTACTCACCTTGGAACAGGCTCCTTCAGTGCTGCTGAGCCCGGGGTGGTTGGCGAGCTGGAACCGGATTACACGGCAGCGTTTGAGGCCTGCAGATCCTTGGTTTGCCTGTCTGGATTCAGGGACATTTGGGCGGATTACCTTCCCGCAATTTATCCGGTCTGCGCCAATCTAACCTCGTTGAATTTGAGCTATGCCGATGTTAACGCGCAGCAGCTGAAGGCAGTTATTCGCCACTGTCATAAGCTACAGATATTCTGG GTACTTGATTCGATACGTGATGAAGGACTTCAGGCAGTGGCTGCTACTTGCAAGGACTTGCGAGAGCTTCGGGTTTTTCCTGTGGATGCAAGGGAGGATACTGAAGGGCCTGTCTCTGAGGTTGGGTTAGAAGCGATTTCGCAGGGTTGTAGGAAGTTGGAGTCGATTTTGTATTTCTGCCAGAGGATGACTAATGCGGCTGTGGTGGCTATGTCAAAGAACTGCCCAGATCTTGTGGTGTTTCGTCTGTGTATTATTGGGCGGTATAGGCCAGATCCTGTGACTCAGGAACCCATGGATGAGGGTTTTGGTGCTATTGTTATGAATTGCAAGAAGCTCACTAGGCTAGCTGTGTCTGGTTTGCTCACTGATCGTGCTTTTGAGTACATTGGGAGGTATGGGAAATTGGTTAGGACACTGTCGGTTGCCTTTGCTGGGGACACCGACACGGGCCTTAAGTATGTGCTTGAAGGATGCCCTAATTTGCAAAAGCTTGAAATCAGGGATAGTCCTTTTGGGGATGGAGCTCTTCGATCTGGTTTGCATCATTACTACAACATGAGATTCCTCTGGATGTCGAGCTGCAAATTGACACGCCAAGCTTGCCAAGAGATTGCACAAGCATTGCCCAATCTTGTTTTGGAAGTGATCAGCAACAGTGTGGAGAATGCAGGTGATGATATTGAGATATTGTACATGTATCGGTCACTTGATGGACCGCGGGATGATGCTCCAGGATTTGTTAACATTCTGCAttag